One Jeotgalicoccus saudimassiliensis DNA window includes the following coding sequences:
- a CDS encoding LCP family protein: MKKIIWTIVVVLVLILIGAGIYIYNLYNTFDEGVSSSYEPADRERSDLRKEDATVDDSFTVLILGTDENKSRAEKENLGGDDFRTDSMILATFDKNDDDVKLVNIPRDTLSYIETEGYFDKINHAHMYGGPSASMKAVESLLNVPVDYYVRINMAGVVDIVDSVGGIEFDVPFDMNEPDQFDTSRIILEQGVQELNGEEALAVVRSRRVDSDLGRGNRQMELVEAVLNKVKSSGGLSKIDDLIKVVADNTRHNFTAKDIRQLASYYAFNDISFDSTQLRGTDYWHQSNGAYFYRADDEHLYVLSNTIRSILEIEPSEPYDLLQLRLGDYLVPYEYMDDYMLTEHRPEMIPYYAEDDYESSYGDGFETEEFNYEESDIEGEGDLEDTTDGEYDPGSQSQESENTEEQTQQNNYNNNGTDNYNDGTNNQQDGYYDDGTNNSEDSYYDDGTGNQDEYYEGSSDSVNNDYYY, encoded by the coding sequence ATGAAGAAAATAATATGGACAATTGTCGTTGTCCTCGTACTGATTTTAATCGGTGCCGGTATTTATATTTACAACCTGTATAATACATTCGATGAGGGCGTGAGCAGTTCATACGAACCGGCTGACCGGGAACGTTCCGATCTGCGTAAAGAAGATGCCACAGTGGATGACAGTTTCACTGTACTGATTCTCGGAACAGACGAAAATAAATCACGTGCGGAAAAAGAAAATCTCGGAGGTGATGATTTCCGTACCGACAGCATGATACTTGCTACTTTTGATAAGAATGATGACGATGTTAAGCTCGTTAACATTCCGAGAGATACACTTTCATACATCGAAACAGAAGGATACTTTGATAAAATTAACCATGCACACATGTACGGCGGTCCGTCTGCTTCAATGAAAGCTGTTGAATCTCTGCTTAACGTACCTGTTGACTACTACGTTCGCATTAACATGGCCGGAGTGGTTGATATAGTGGATTCTGTCGGCGGCATCGAATTCGATGTACCGTTTGACATGAATGAACCGGATCAGTTCGACACAAGCAGAATTATTCTTGAACAGGGTGTTCAGGAACTGAACGGTGAAGAAGCACTGGCTGTAGTACGAAGCAGACGTGTCGACTCTGACCTTGGACGCGGAAACAGACAGATGGAACTCGTTGAGGCAGTATTAAATAAAGTTAAGTCTTCCGGCGGCCTAAGTAAAATTGACGACTTAATTAAAGTCGTTGCTGATAATACAAGACATAACTTTACAGCCAAAGATATCCGTCAGCTGGCATCATATTACGCGTTTAACGATATATCATTTGATTCTACCCAGCTTCGCGGTACCGATTACTGGCACCAGAGCAACGGTGCATATTTCTACAGAGCCGATGACGAACATCTCTATGTCCTGTCGAATACAATACGCTCCATTTTGGAAATTGAGCCTTCTGAACCGTACGACCTGCTGCAGCTGAGATTGGGTGATTATCTCGTTCCTTACGAGTATATGGACGACTATATGCTTACTGAACACAGACCTGAAATGATTCCTTACTATGCCGAAGACGATTATGAAAGCTCGTACGGCGACGGTTTTGAAACTGAAGAGTTTAATTACGAAGAATCCGATATCGAAGGTGAAGGAGACCTTGAAGACACTACTGACGGTGAATACGATCCCGGCAGCCAGTCGCAGGAAAGTGAAAATACAGAAGAACAGACACAGCAGAATAACTACAACAATAATGGCACAGATAATTACAATGATGGAACAAACAATCAACAGGACGGTTATTACGACGACGGTACGAATAATTCCGAAGACAGTTACTATGATGACGGTACCGGCAATCAGGATGAGTACTATGAAGGCAGCAGCGATTCAGTAAATAACGATTATTATTATTAA
- a CDS encoding CDP-glycerol glycerophosphotransferase family protein, with protein MNSIINTLKTVIPRSMRERLIRKVTLQDISLHENYAEINLSLKNFYNFNLTDKMIITLSNGEYIETLGFTVDKNMLSIQLTDSVLKNTTGNSSIKISVDGKNMIIDSDAGIESQTSFFKEGKYYNILVNGTLVLEHLLAEYTFNPSHIQAESMRVAYENLTVVFPENQNMEHCSLALLYPNKIVELPNEDKGTAVTADDFSNVTMGRATLYIVRGYEMTPVKLDIHEADLTTQNHKLQFMNEDDELVVFIENHEMEILTADAAVSEEEGSIRITMSYDAPLKIKYLVVSDTVSGEEEEYPVKYVVQGEFTADILVSTLVNNFTRKKFKLITLSDEPITLQPNVNYPETLGFGERRVITHCNQNIKLWFYKRRDKALGFKVTRPRMKRQVIWIESFNFEGFIEGQENFTDCDTYMIFEDRYSKESIFLPIEQEFNIDLTELDLKSIKSKDKTILDVFVAMIRSDGEVVRKEKIKYKFSDYKKDNYYGRHSEYDDEGNAHYHLITTTPFDNLKIETFAIPEEVVIPEETKDKDFNTWLVGERYDTAQDNGYAFYKYLRENTDVNAYYAIEGSAPDYEKIKSDPHVLEFGSKEHFEISFKAGVLLGTHDLENLLPYKPARGFFNYEDTVKVFLQHGVLGRKRVEYHKKYYDLPFDLFIVSSEPEKYNVVMKKLGYEEENVAITGLARFDSLPRGNKTKDILLMPTWRDWINTDEAFMTSKYFHNYNGLIHNERLIKILEDNDVQLNFYPHYRAQSYFNDEILNPSSNINFIQLGTKTVQELLIDHSLLITDYSSVSFDFTLMNKPVIYYHFDVRKFFRQGKLRPLFQTFIGEIARTEDDLIDLIEQQIKLNFQSEQPDISGIFKYQDHHNSKRIYDSVIDKISHSEEE; from the coding sequence ATGAATTCAATTATTAATACATTAAAAACTGTAATACCTCGCAGCATGAGAGAGCGTTTAATAAGGAAGGTGACATTACAGGACATCAGTCTTCATGAAAACTATGCAGAAATTAATTTGTCACTGAAAAACTTTTATAATTTTAATCTTACAGATAAAATGATCATCACTTTATCAAATGGTGAATATATAGAAACACTCGGATTTACTGTGGATAAAAATATGCTGTCTATTCAGCTGACTGACAGTGTGTTGAAAAATACGACGGGAAATTCATCGATTAAAATATCTGTCGACGGCAAAAATATGATTATCGATTCGGATGCAGGTATTGAAAGTCAGACATCATTTTTCAAAGAAGGAAAATACTATAATATACTGGTTAACGGTACGCTGGTACTTGAACATCTGCTGGCAGAGTATACATTTAATCCGTCGCATATTCAGGCAGAAAGTATGCGCGTTGCGTATGAAAATCTGACAGTGGTATTCCCGGAAAATCAGAATATGGAACATTGCAGTCTGGCATTGCTGTATCCTAATAAAATAGTTGAACTGCCGAATGAGGATAAAGGCACAGCCGTAACTGCTGATGATTTCAGTAATGTCACAATGGGACGTGCAACACTTTATATCGTCAGGGGTTATGAGATGACACCGGTTAAACTGGACATTCATGAAGCTGACTTAACGACTCAAAATCATAAACTGCAGTTTATGAATGAAGATGATGAGCTGGTTGTATTTATTGAAAATCATGAAATGGAAATACTGACGGCCGATGCTGCTGTGTCAGAAGAAGAGGGAAGCATACGTATAACAATGTCGTATGATGCACCTTTAAAAATTAAATATCTTGTCGTTTCAGATACTGTTTCAGGCGAAGAAGAAGAATATCCGGTTAAATATGTAGTGCAGGGTGAATTTACAGCAGATATACTTGTCAGTACGCTGGTTAATAATTTCACACGGAAGAAGTTCAAGCTGATTACGCTGTCAGATGAACCGATTACACTGCAGCCGAATGTAAATTATCCGGAAACTCTTGGTTTCGGCGAACGCCGTGTAATCACCCACTGCAATCAGAATATTAAACTCTGGTTTTACAAGAGAAGAGATAAAGCGCTCGGTTTTAAAGTGACGCGTCCGAGAATGAAGAGACAGGTCATCTGGATTGAAAGCTTTAATTTTGAAGGGTTTATTGAAGGTCAGGAAAACTTTACCGACTGTGATACTTACATGATATTTGAAGACCGCTACAGTAAAGAAAGCATTTTTCTTCCGATTGAACAGGAATTTAATATCGATTTAACGGAACTCGATTTAAAATCCATAAAGAGTAAGGACAAAACGATACTGGATGTATTTGTTGCGATGATCCGTAGTGACGGTGAGGTAGTACGAAAAGAAAAGATTAAGTATAAGTTTTCCGACTATAAGAAGGATAACTATTACGGCAGACATTCGGAGTATGATGATGAAGGCAATGCCCACTATCACTTAATTACGACAACACCTTTTGACAACCTTAAAATAGAAACTTTTGCAATTCCTGAAGAAGTGGTTATACCGGAAGAAACAAAAGATAAAGATTTTAATACATGGCTCGTGGGAGAACGCTATGATACTGCTCAGGATAATGGTTATGCGTTCTATAAATACCTGCGTGAAAATACGGATGTCAATGCATATTATGCAATTGAAGGCAGTGCGCCTGATTATGAAAAGATAAAATCGGATCCTCATGTGCTTGAGTTCGGATCGAAAGAACATTTTGAAATATCATTTAAAGCCGGTGTGCTTTTAGGTACCCACGACCTTGAAAATCTGCTGCCGTATAAACCGGCCCGTGGATTTTTCAACTATGAGGATACGGTAAAAGTATTTCTGCAGCACGGTGTTCTTGGACGTAAAAGAGTGGAGTACCATAAGAAATATTACGACCTGCCGTTTGATCTGTTTATTGTCAGCAGTGAACCGGAGAAATACAATGTAGTCATGAAGAAACTGGGTTATGAAGAGGAGAACGTTGCAATAACTGGACTGGCACGATTTGATTCGCTGCCCCGCGGCAACAAAACGAAAGATATTTTACTGATGCCGACCTGGCGTGACTGGATTAATACAGACGAGGCATTTATGACAAGTAAGTACTTCCATAATTATAACGGCCTGATTCATAACGAACGGCTGATTAAAATATTGGAAGATAATGATGTTCAGCTGAATTTTTATCCTCACTACAGAGCACAGTCGTACTTTAACGATGAAATTCTGAACCCGAGCAGCAATATTAATTTTATTCAGCTGGGAACAAAAACCGTGCAGGAGCTGTTGATTGACCACTCACTGCTTATTACGGATTACTCGAGCGTGAGCTTTGATTTCACACTTATGAATAAACCTGTAATATATTATCACTTTGACGTGAGAAAGTTCTTCAGACAGGGGAAACTCCGCCCGCTGTTCCAGACGTTTATCGGTGAAATTGCCCGCACAGAGGATGATCTGATTGATTTAATCGAACAGCAGATTAAATTGAATTTCCAATCGGAACAACCCGATATTTCCGGGATATTCAAATATCAGGATCATCATAACTCAAAACGTATATACGACAGTGTAATTGATAAGATCAGTCATTCTGAAGAAGAGTAA
- the tagD gene encoding glycerol-3-phosphate cytidylyltransferase encodes MKKVITYGTFDLLHTGHINILRRAKGLGDYLIVAVSTDEFNTLKHKEAYHSFEERKQILEAIKYVDEVIGENDWDQKVKDVQKYGIDTFVMGNDWEGEFDFLKEHCEVVYLPRTSGISTTKIKDELKQKND; translated from the coding sequence ATGAAAAAAGTAATTACTTACGGCACATTCGATCTGCTTCACACAGGTCACATTAATATTCTGCGACGTGCGAAAGGTTTGGGGGACTATTTAATTGTTGCGGTATCAACTGATGAGTTCAATACTTTAAAGCACAAAGAAGCATATCATTCATTCGAGGAACGTAAACAGATTCTAGAAGCTATTAAATACGTAGATGAAGTAATTGGTGAGAATGACTGGGATCAGAAAGTAAAAGATGTTCAAAAATACGGTATAGATACTTTTGTTATGGGAAATGACTGGGAAGGAGAGTTCGATTTCCTGAAAGAGCATTGCGAAGTCGTTTACCTGCCGAGAACAAGCGGAATATCAACGACTAAAATCAAAGATGAGCTGAAACAGAAAAATGATTAA
- a CDS encoding CDP-glycerol glycerophosphotransferase family protein, producing MKKIKKLALKLYKISFWLCGKSFNKDHSLIVFESFLGKQFSDNPRALYEYMSIHYPEYRFLWSVDKRYADVFERYDIPHIKRFSLSWMIYMNKATLWVSNSRLPLWIPKPKGTTYLQTWHGTPLKKLAVDMEEVHMPGTDTERYKRNFTRESAKWDFLISPNEYSTEIFKRAFKFEDKMLETGYPRNDFLFTNSDDEAISNLKKDLGLPEDKKVILYAPTWRDDSYHAKGRYKFNLEFDMKKMYETLSDEYIIILRLHYLVSENLDISKYEGFIYDYSKYEEIRDLYVISDMLITDYSSVFFDYANLERPMIFYVYDIDNYRDKLRGFYFDFEKKAPGPLVTTTDDLLAAIGETETEDFNEIYNTAEFRSRFGALEDGKASQRVADEVICYLRNKIV from the coding sequence ATGAAAAAAATTAAAAAATTAGCATTAAAATTATATAAAATATCATTCTGGCTGTGCGGCAAGTCTTTTAACAAAGACCATTCGCTGATTGTCTTTGAGAGCTTTCTCGGCAAACAGTTCAGCGATAACCCGAGGGCACTGTACGAATACATGTCGATACATTATCCGGAATACAGATTTTTATGGAGCGTGGACAAACGTTATGCCGATGTATTTGAACGGTACGATATTCCGCATATTAAACGATTCTCGCTCAGCTGGATGATTTATATGAACAAGGCAACATTATGGGTGTCAAACAGCAGACTGCCGCTGTGGATACCAAAACCAAAAGGAACGACTTATTTACAGACGTGGCACGGCACGCCTCTGAAGAAACTTGCTGTGGATATGGAAGAAGTGCACATGCCGGGAACGGATACGGAGCGCTACAAGAGAAACTTTACGCGTGAATCGGCGAAATGGGACTTTTTAATCTCACCGAATGAATATTCAACGGAAATATTTAAAAGAGCGTTTAAGTTTGAAGATAAAATGCTTGAGACCGGTTATCCGCGCAATGACTTCTTATTTACGAACAGCGATGACGAAGCAATTAGTAATCTGAAGAAAGATCTCGGACTGCCTGAGGACAAAAAGGTGATTTTATACGCACCGACATGGCGTGATGACTCATACCATGCGAAGGGCAGATATAAGTTTAATCTGGAATTTGATATGAAAAAAATGTACGAAACGCTTTCTGATGAATATATCATTATATTGAGGCTGCATTATCTTGTAAGTGAAAATCTGGATATCAGTAAATATGAAGGGTTTATTTACGATTATTCCAAGTACGAAGAAATCAGGGATTTATATGTAATTTCGGATATGCTGATTACCGATTATTCGTCGGTCTTCTTTGATTATGCGAATCTCGAACGCCCGATGATTTTCTACGTCTATGATATTGATAATTACCGCGATAAACTCAGAGGTTTTTACTTTGACTTTGAGAAGAAAGCCCCGGGCCCGCTAGTTACTACGACTGATGACCTGCTCGCGGCAATCGGGGAAACGGAAACTGAAGACTTTAACGAAATATACAATACAGCGGAATTCCGCAGCAGATTCGGTGCACTTGAAGACGGCAAGGCATCGCAGCGCGTAGCAGATGAAGTTATTTGTTATTTAAGAAACAAAATTGTATAA
- a CDS encoding CDP-glycerol glycerophosphotransferase family protein, translated as MIKEGLIFLYLTVLRIFFNIFKVMPLQKKTVMLASFGDNIEYVAAEVKQQTASKIIILKEPRCIKKFDDTRADSVLNFTPKNITAFIQGVYHLATARYIFVDNYHVVLAACNFRRAVKCTQLWHANGAVKYFGCRDKTIKKRPNSAHKRFREVYSRFRYIVVSSNEMAYIFNEAFGAGPERIIKSGVPRTDFFYDKEQVTAAADSIYKSLPELKNKKVLLYAPTFRDDEFDVKNIQLDITQMKKELSDEYHLLLKLHPAVKLSGFTNDLFVTDVSHGFNINSLLAAADILITDYSSIPFEFSILKKPMIFYPYDLNDYSESRGLWFNYQSYMPGPVAFDTNEIIDAVKNSSFDMQKIEAFNNQWNKYSNGHSSSQLVKKIYRT; from the coding sequence ATGATTAAAGAAGGTCTTATCTTTCTTTATCTGACTGTACTCCGGATCTTTTTCAATATTTTTAAAGTGATGCCGCTGCAAAAGAAAACTGTTATGCTTGCATCGTTCGGAGACAACATTGAGTATGTGGCTGCCGAAGTGAAACAGCAGACAGCCTCAAAAATTATTATTCTGAAAGAACCCCGGTGCATAAAGAAATTTGACGATACCCGTGCGGACAGTGTTTTGAATTTCACACCGAAAAATATCACGGCTTTTATACAGGGAGTATATCATCTCGCTACTGCCAGATATATTTTTGTCGATAACTATCATGTCGTACTGGCTGCCTGTAATTTCCGCCGTGCGGTTAAATGTACTCAGCTGTGGCATGCCAACGGCGCGGTAAAATATTTCGGCTGCAGAGATAAGACAATCAAAAAACGTCCAAACAGTGCACATAAACGCTTCAGAGAAGTATACAGCCGTTTCCGTTACATCGTCGTCAGTTCAAATGAAATGGCATATATTTTTAACGAAGCATTTGGAGCCGGCCCTGAACGCATAATTAAATCAGGAGTACCACGAACAGATTTCTTCTATGATAAAGAACAGGTTACCGCTGCCGCAGACAGTATTTATAAATCTCTGCCGGAGCTGAAAAATAAAAAGGTTCTGCTCTATGCACCGACTTTCAGAGACGATGAGTTCGATGTTAAAAATATTCAACTCGACATCACACAAATGAAAAAAGAACTGTCAGATGAATATCATCTGCTGTTAAAACTTCACCCGGCAGTTAAACTGTCAGGATTCACGAACGATTTATTCGTTACAGACGTATCTCACGGCTTTAATATTAACTCGCTTCTTGCTGCTGCAGATATACTGATTACGGATTATTCATCGATTCCATTTGAGTTTTCAATATTAAAGAAACCGATGATTTTTTATCCGTATGATCTAAATGACTATTCCGAATCCCGGGGGCTCTGGTTCAACTACCAGTCCTATATGCCGGGACCTGTTGCATTCGATACAAATGAAATTATTGACGCGGTTAAAAACAGCAGTTTTGATATGCAGAAAATAGAAGCATTTAACAATCAGTGGAATAAGTATTCAAACGGTCATTCATCATCACAACTGGTTAAAAAAATATACAGAACGTAA
- a CDS encoding glycosyltransferase family 4 protein: protein MKKVTMFVWNNFINDARVLREASALADSGYTVTIIAKKELTEMSLPAAEKIREGVFVNRPLKLELPDKVTGRMKSSVLTKHIPNMLLMFKMIMLGRKYETDIYHAHDLNTLIQGIASAKLRLNRKKLIYDSHEVQTSRTHYSFDKIYKIEKFLLNFTDAVIVENRTRAEYHRDLYKELPAAVHNYSELYDIEKVETFPLRTVYKIPDDKKIVLYQGGMQDGRGLFKLLKAFKEVDNAVLFMIGDGKERQNLINYHQELSLGDKVIFIERVPYKDLRRYTKAADIGIQFLENTNFNHYSASSNKLFEYIMAHVPVIGSRLPEIERVIEEESVGLTVKEGNVEELTAALQKMISDDKLRMEFKDNTKSAKEKYNWEQEKGIITDLYGRL from the coding sequence ATGAAAAAGGTAACGATGTTCGTATGGAATAACTTTATTAATGATGCAAGAGTACTGAGAGAAGCATCGGCCCTGGCAGATTCAGGATATACAGTAACGATAATTGCAAAAAAAGAACTGACAGAGATGAGTCTTCCTGCAGCTGAAAAAATCAGGGAAGGTGTTTTTGTAAACAGACCTTTAAAACTGGAGCTTCCAGACAAAGTAACAGGACGTATGAAATCATCTGTTCTCACCAAGCACATACCAAATATGCTGCTGATGTTCAAAATGATTATGCTCGGCAGGAAATATGAGACGGACATTTACCACGCTCATGACTTAAACACCTTAATTCAGGGCATTGCGAGTGCAAAACTCCGTCTGAACAGAAAGAAATTGATTTACGATTCCCATGAAGTACAGACGAGCCGTACGCATTACAGTTTTGATAAGATTTATAAAATAGAGAAGTTTTTACTCAATTTTACAGATGCGGTAATTGTAGAAAACAGAACAAGAGCAGAATATCACAGGGATTTATATAAAGAGCTCCCGGCAGCTGTACATAATTACTCGGAACTGTACGACATTGAAAAAGTAGAAACTTTCCCTTTAAGAACAGTATATAAGATTCCCGATGATAAAAAGATTGTTCTGTATCAGGGCGGCATGCAGGACGGCAGAGGACTGTTTAAGCTGCTTAAGGCATTTAAGGAAGTGGACAATGCCGTATTATTTATGATCGGCGACGGCAAGGAAAGGCAAAATCTGATTAATTATCATCAGGAACTCTCACTGGGAGACAAAGTGATATTTATCGAACGTGTTCCATACAAAGACTTGCGAAGGTATACGAAAGCGGCAGATATCGGTATTCAGTTTTTAGAGAATACAAACTTCAATCATTACTCCGCGTCGAGCAATAAACTGTTTGAATATATTATGGCACACGTACCGGTTATCGGTTCGAGACTGCCTGAAATAGAAAGAGTAATCGAAGAGGAAAGTGTAGGTCTGACTGTGAAAGAAGGCAATGTTGAAGAACTGACAGCAGCACTTCAAAAAATGATCAGCGATGATAAGCTGAGAATGGAATTTAAAGACAATACTAAATCAGCAAAAGAGAAGTATAACTGGGAACAGGAAAAAGGTATTATCACAGATTTATACGGAAGACTTTAA
- a CDS encoding ABC transporter permease encodes MKSMWKVLQEQIAHFYLVRRLSLYDMKSKNQNNYLGIVWEVLTPVISILIYWFVFGTLRSRAPIQMDGMEVPFFFWLFIGFVVWTFFFQASIEASKSIYTRLKMLAKMNFPLSVIPNIPIFSKFYTHLIMLTIAFIVFQLAGYYVSIYFIQIPYFIFATYVLILAFGLITSTLSTLVRDVHLVLNSFLRMGLYLSGVLWPLSMLADFPKLMIVMQLNPLVYLIEGYRAAFFGTEWFLVTEWKYSLYFWGLMLVMLFIGSVLHIKFRRNFIDYL; translated from the coding sequence ATGAAATCCATGTGGAAAGTATTGCAGGAACAGATTGCACACTTTTATTTAGTAAGGCGTCTGTCGCTCTATGATATGAAAAGTAAAAACCAGAATAACTATTTAGGAATTGTCTGGGAAGTGCTGACGCCGGTAATCAGTATTCTAATATACTGGTTCGTATTCGGTACGCTGCGTTCCCGTGCACCGATTCAAATGGATGGTATGGAAGTGCCGTTCTTCTTCTGGCTGTTTATAGGATTTGTCGTCTGGACATTTTTCTTCCAGGCAAGTATTGAAGCATCGAAGTCCATTTATACAAGACTGAAGATGCTTGCAAAAATGAACTTCCCATTAAGCGTCATACCGAACATACCGATATTCTCAAAGTTTTATACACATCTGATTATGCTGACGATTGCATTTATTGTATTTCAGCTGGCGGGGTATTACGTCAGTATTTACTTTATTCAGATTCCGTATTTCATCTTTGCAACGTATGTATTGATACTGGCGTTTGGACTGATTACATCGACACTGTCGACACTGGTTCGGGATGTGCACCTGGTGCTTAATTCATTTCTGCGTATGGGGCTTTATTTATCAGGTGTGCTGTGGCCGCTGTCCATGCTTGCGGATTTCCCGAAACTGATGATTGTTATGCAGTTGAATCCGCTGGTATATTTAATTGAAGGGTACCGTGCTGCATTTTTCGGTACTGAATGGTTCCTCGTTACAGAATGGAAGTACTCCTTATATTTCTGGGGACTGATGCTCGTTATGCTGTTTATCGGTTCGGTGCTGCATATTAAATTCAGACGTAATTTTATCGATTACTTATAA
- a CDS encoding glycosyltransferase family 4 protein: protein MKILLITQNFYPEIGSGANRLKNLYIQLSKNHDVEVLTTAPSYPNAKMYEEDKYWSTEQINDSKDIMRLKMRMDKQSKSMVSRLLYYFELAFKVRVYVKKYQHLYDAVYVTTPNIFLPWAAFFQKRKKGVKRILEVRDLWPDSVRDVEKMNIDLFFPVLKFMEKMLYKQSDKIVINNEGFRKYINRMIRNKPVLFLPNAFTEKETRFEAAPEEFRVIYTGNIGFAQSYEKLQEMAHKLEDSKINFKIIGYGMNAHLFQSYIEYNDFEYVTFEEEKTREECLAEIRNSNIQLSILKDSEVFLNVLPGKVIDGIASGVPVVTNLGGYTSELINEYDVGYAKEKATADELAEAILKIKSSSELETTLRNNAKQLLKSHFLWEENIGKLESFIFDKEFKR, encoded by the coding sequence ATGAAAATATTATTAATCACACAAAATTTCTATCCGGAAATCGGTTCCGGTGCGAACAGGTTAAAAAACTTATATATCCAGCTGTCAAAAAATCATGATGTGGAAGTGCTGACGACTGCACCATCTTATCCAAATGCAAAAATGTATGAGGAAGACAAGTACTGGAGCACAGAGCAGATCAATGATTCAAAGGATATTATGAGACTGAAAATGAGAATGGATAAGCAGAGTAAATCCATGGTTTCCCGCCTCTTATATTATTTTGAACTTGCTTTTAAAGTGCGTGTCTATGTTAAGAAATATCAGCATTTGTATGATGCTGTTTATGTAACGACGCCAAATATATTTCTGCCGTGGGCTGCATTTTTCCAGAAGAGGAAAAAAGGCGTGAAGCGAATCCTGGAAGTACGTGACCTATGGCCGGACAGCGTTCGTGATGTGGAAAAGATGAATATCGATTTATTCTTTCCCGTCTTGAAATTCATGGAAAAAATGCTGTATAAACAATCGGATAAAATAGTCATCAACAACGAAGGGTTTAGAAAGTACATAAACCGTATGATTAGAAATAAACCGGTGTTATTTCTGCCGAATGCTTTTACTGAAAAAGAAACAAGGTTCGAAGCTGCCCCAGAAGAGTTCAGAGTCATTTATACCGGTAATATCGGTTTTGCACAAAGCTATGAAAAGCTTCAGGAAATGGCTCATAAACTGGAAGACAGCAAAATTAACTTTAAAATTATCGGTTACGGTATGAATGCCCACTTATTCCAGTCATATATCGAGTACAACGACTTTGAATATGTGACGTTTGAAGAAGAAAAAACCCGTGAAGAATGTCTTGCTGAAATACGCAATTCAAATATCCAGCTGTCCATTTTGAAAGACAGTGAGGTTTTCCTGAATGTGCTGCCCGGAAAAGTAATCGACGGCATTGCATCGGGGGTACCTGTCGTGACGAATCTCGGCGGCTATACCAGTGAGCTGATAAATGAATATGACGTCGGCTATGCTAAAGAAAAGGCAACTGCTGACGAACTGGCGGAAGCTATATTGAAAATCAAAAGCAGCAGCGAGCTGGAAACAACATTAAGAAACAACGCAAAACAGCTGCTTAAATCACATTTTCTGTGGGAAGAAAATATTGGGAAGCTGGAAAGTTTCATCTTTGATAAAGAGTTTAAACGGTAA